The DNA region CGGCGACCGGGAAGCTCGAAGTCCCCGGTCTCCCCGACGGACAGGGAGCGCCGCTTCCGGTCGAGCATCCGGTAGGAAGAGTAGTTGAACATCGATCGGAGCTTCCCCCGGATGTTTTCCAGGGCGGGATCGATCGACGATCCCTCGTTGGAGGCGTACACCGATCCGATGTCGACGGAGACGGTACCCGGAGCGGCGGAGGCCGTGGAAGCCGCGACCAGGAGGAGCAGGACTACGCTGACGGCGGCGGCCAGCCGCCCGGGGCTAGGACTTGGCATCTTCGATGATCCAGATCACCCTGGGCAGCTCCTCCCCCTTGTCGACGAGCGCGACGGTGGCCACGTCGGACTCCACGTCCTCGACGGCGACGTCGAAGTGGCGCGGATTGAACGGCGGCCGATCCGCTCCCGTAGGGTAGAACAGCAGGGCGAAAACGGCAAGCGCCAGGGCCGCGGGAAGCCACGCCCACCGCCAAGCGAGGGAGCGCGCGGGCTTCCTCCCCCGCTCCGCGATCCCCGCGCGGACGCGCGTCCACAGCACGTCGAGCTGCGGCGCCTTTTCCTCCGCCCGCAGGACGGCCAGGGAGCGAAGCAGCGGTCCCACCGCCATCGTGCGCGCGTTCTCCGCCGCGCACTCCGCGCACGCGGACAGGTGCGCGTCGAGTTCGGTCGAACACGACGGGGGGAGAGCCCCGTCGGCCCGTTCCGCGATCCGGTCGAGAGCCGTCCTGCAGTCCATCTCGTCCCTACCCTTTCCTGTGCCCGCCCAAGGCTTCCTTTAGCTTCCCGCGGGCGTAATGGAGACGGGACATCACCGTCCCTACCGAACACCCCATGGACTCCGCGATCTCCTCGTACGCCATCCCGTCCACTTCCCGGAGGAGGATGACCGCCCGGTGGTACTCCGGGAGGGCCGCGATGGCCCTCTGCAGCGCCTCTCCCAGCTCCCGGTTCTGGGCGAGCTCCTCGGGAGTCCTCGGGTACGCGAACGAATCGGGAGGCGACGCATCCTCCGAAAGCCAATTCTCCTCGAGCGGCACCTCCGCCGACCGGGCGGACTTCCTCCAACGGTCGATCGCCTGGTTCACGAGGAGGCGGTAGAACCAGGTGTAGAAGTTCGATCCGAACCGGAACTCCTTCAACTTGTAGAACGCCTTTACGAACGACTCCTGCACCACGTCCAGCGCGTCGTCCCCGTCGCCGACGATCCCCACCGCGACGCCGAACGCCCTTCCCTTGTACCGCTCCATGAGCGCCCGGAACGCCTCCTCGTCGCCGCCGAGGGTCGCGCGGATCAACGCCTCGTCCGGGATGCCCGCCTTCGCCCCCTCGTTCATAGGACGGAGCGCTCCCCCCGACTATTCACGCGCCGAACCCGGATTCTCAGTGGATTTCCCCCCAGTTCCTTCCGCGGCTCATGGAGACGGTCACCGGAACGGCCAGCCTGGCGGCCCCCTCCATCGCCCCCTGGAGGATGCGCTCCGCGTCCGCCGCCTCCCGCCCGGGCGCCTCCACGATCAGTTCGTCGTGCACCTGGAGGATCAGCCGGGCGTCCATCCCCGCCTCCCGGAACTCCCGGTCCACGCGGATCATGGCGATCTTGATGAGGTCGGCCGCGCTTCCCTGGATCGGCGAGTTGACCGCCACCCGTTCCGCCGCCTCCCGGAGGACCCTGTTCCCGGAATCGATGTCCCGGATGTACCTCCGCCTCCCCAGGATGGTCGAAACATACCCCTTGTTTCGGGCCGTTGCCTTCACATCCGCAATGTAGTCCCTGACCCCGGGGTACCGGTCGAAATACTGGTCGATGTACGCCTTCGCCTCCTTCCCGCCGATCCCCAGCTCGCGGGAAAGGCCGAAAGGGCTCATTCCGTACACGATGCCGAAGTTGATCGTCTTCGCCCGCTGGCGAAGCTCCGGGCCCACCTCGGACGGGGCCAACCCGAACACCGCCGCGGCGGTCGCCGTGTGGATGTCGTCGCCGTCCCGGAAGCGGCGGATCAGCTCCGCGTCGCCGGACAAGTGCGCCAGCAGGCGGAGCTCCACCTGCGAGTAGTCCGCCCCGATCAGCAGGTTCCCCGGGTCCGCCACGAATCCGGCGCGGATCCGCCTCCCCAGCTCCGTCCGGATGGGGATGTTCTGGAGGTTGGGGTCCGAGGAGGAGAGCCGCCCCGTGGCGGCCTGCGTCTGGTGGAACGTCGTGTGGATCCTCCCGTCCGCCGGGTCGACCATCCCGGGGAGGACGTCCACGTAGGTGGAACGGATCTTCGCGAAGGTCCGGTACGAGAGCACGAGCGCCGGGATCTCGTGCCGGTCCTTCAACGCCTCCAGCACCTCGACGTCCGTCGAGAACCCGGTCTTGGTCCTCTTGACGGGGGGAAGCGAGAGCTTCTCGAACAGGAGGAACGCGAGCTGCTTCGGCGAATTGATGTTGAACTCCGGTCCCGCGGCGGTTGCCACCTTCCGCTCGATCGCGCCGATCTCCGCGGCAAGCTCCGCGGACAACGCGCGGAACACCGCGGGGTCGATCCGGATCCCCCGCTCCTCCATCCGGTGAAGAACCGGGAGCAGCGGCATGTCGACCTCGCGGAAAACCTCATCGAGCCCCGCCTCGGAGAGCCTTCCCCCGAGCGCTTCCCCCAGCGCGAGGATCGCCGCCGCGCGGTCGGCGGCGCGCCCCTCGGCCGAATCGTCTTCCGCGGCCGACAGGGACGACGGAAGGTAGCGGGCGCGCAGCTTCGGAAACGTCGGCGTCCCCTCGTCCGGCTCGAGGAGGTACCCTGCCACCACGACGTCGAACAGGCGCAGATCCTCCTTCCCCGCGGCTCCCCTGCGGTAGAGCGACTTCCCGTCCGCGACGTACACCGTGATCCCGCGGGCGCAAAGCGCGCGCGCCGCGGCGGCGGCCTCGCCCGACGGCAGGACGAACACGCCGTCCCCGGGGATGGCGATCCCGGCGCGCGTCTCCCGCTCCCCGTCGAACGCCAGCCCCGCCGCGGACGGCCTTTCTCCGCGCATCGCCGCCGGGAGCGCCTCCGCCGCACCCACGTACTTCCACGCCGCGCCCCCGGCGACCCGCGATTCGCCCGGCGAGGGGGCGTCGCCCGGCAGGTCCAGCTCCGCGAGGAGCTTGCGGAAGCCGAGGCGGCGGAACAGGGGCGCGATCCGCGACGCGTCGATCCCCCCGGGAGCCAGGTCGGAGATCTTTTCCCGGACCGGGACCTCCCGGTCGATCGTGACGAGGCGCAGGCACATCCGCGCGACGTCGGCGTTCTTCTCGATCTTCTCCCGCCGGCTTCCTTTCAGTTGCTCCGTACCGGCGAGCACCGCGTCGAGCGAGCCGAAACGGCGGATGAGCTCCCCCGCCGTCTTCTCCCCGATCCCCGGAACGCCGGGGACGTTGTCGGACGGGTCGCCCGACAGCGCGAGCAGCTCCGCCACCTTTCCCGGCGGCACCCCGAACGTCGCGACGACCTGCTCCTCCCCCACCGTGTGCTCCCTGAGCCCGTCCCGCACCTTCACCCGCCCGGAGACCAGCTGGTACAGA from Deltaproteobacteria bacterium includes:
- a CDS encoding sigma-70 family RNA polymerase sigma factor, whose amino-acid sequence is MNEGAKAGIPDEALIRATLGGDEEAFRALMERYKGRAFGVAVGIVGDGDDALDVVQESFVKAFYKLKEFRFGSNFYTWFYRLLVNQAIDRWRKSARSAEVPLEENWLSEDASPPDSFAYPRTPEELAQNRELGEALQRAIAALPEYHRAVILLREVDGMAYEEIAESMGCSVGTVMSRLHYARGKLKEALGGHRKG
- the polA gene encoding DNA polymerase I, whose protein sequence is MASLFLIDGHNVLYRTFYGVPRLSAPDGTPTNAVLGVARIVLKILRQEKPDAVAAVFDSREPTPRHELYPEYKANRLKAPEELAAQIPLVNEMIDALGVRRITVPGVEADDVIGTLSRAAEERGMDVVIVSSDKDLYQLVSGRVKVRDGLREHTVGEEQVVATFGVPPGKVAELLALSGDPSDNVPGVPGIGEKTAGELIRRFGSLDAVLAGTEQLKGSRREKIEKNADVARMCLRLVTIDREVPVREKISDLAPGGIDASRIAPLFRRLGFRKLLAELDLPGDAPSPGESRVAGGAAWKYVGAAEALPAAMRGERPSAAGLAFDGERETRAGIAIPGDGVFVLPSGEAAAAARALCARGITVYVADGKSLYRRGAAGKEDLRLFDVVVAGYLLEPDEGTPTFPKLRARYLPSSLSAAEDDSAEGRAADRAAAILALGEALGGRLSEAGLDEVFREVDMPLLPVLHRMEERGIRIDPAVFRALSAELAAEIGAIERKVATAAGPEFNINSPKQLAFLLFEKLSLPPVKRTKTGFSTDVEVLEALKDRHEIPALVLSYRTFAKIRSTYVDVLPGMVDPADGRIHTTFHQTQAATGRLSSSDPNLQNIPIRTELGRRIRAGFVADPGNLLIGADYSQVELRLLAHLSGDAELIRRFRDGDDIHTATAAAVFGLAPSEVGPELRQRAKTINFGIVYGMSPFGLSRELGIGGKEAKAYIDQYFDRYPGVRDYIADVKATARNKGYVSTILGRRRYIRDIDSGNRVLREAAERVAVNSPIQGSAADLIKIAMIRVDREFREAGMDARLILQVHDELIVEAPGREAADAERILQGAMEGAARLAVPVTVSMSRGRNWGEIH